The segment GAAATCAACAATTTGGTTTCCGACCCTGCCTATGCAACTCGGCTGTCCGAAATGCGCGGTCGCTTGGACCAATGGATGGAATCGACCGGCGACCAAGGCCGCACTCCGGAATCCGATGCGATGTTCGACAGCGACATGGCCGTCTATCTGCACACGCTGAAAATCAGGGGCACGGCCAGTCAATTGAAAACCGTCCAAAATAACATCGCGCTGATGAAAAAATGGGCCGCCGAGGGTAAGTGAACGAGTAGCGACATTGACGACTTCATGCCGCGCACCGGATTTGATTCGAATGTTCACGACCTTTGCAGTTTTTCACATTTTGGGGAAATGGCCAATGATGATGACCAAACGAAGTTTTGTTGGCTGGCTGTGTCTCGCATTGGCGATGGTTTTCAACGACGGCGGCGTGAAGGCAGCCGAAGTCATCCCGTTTGATTTGGTTACTCCTAAGATGACCGACCAACCGGCGGGGCCCGGCCGGCGAGTGCGGCAGACATCACCAGAGTATCAAGGCACCGACGTTCACCACGCACTGTACTTACCACCTGACTGGACACCGCTAGGTTCACTGCCTGTGATCGTCGAGTACACCGGCAACCAATGGGCCCAGTGCAATTCGACCGGCAAAACCGAAGATGCCAACTTAGGTTACGGCATCAGCGGCGGACGCGGATTCATTTGGGTTTCAATGCCGTACATCGACGTGGGCCGGAAACAAAACTGCTCGTTTTGGTGGGGCGATCGCCAAGCAACGGTGGACTACTGCAAGAAGAACGTACCCCGGATCTGCGAACAGTTTGGTGGCGACCCTGACAACGTCTTCGTCTGTGGATTTTCGCGCGGGGCAATTGCAACCAGCTACATCGGACTCGCAGACGATGAGATCGCGTCGCTTTGGAAGGGCGCGTTGACGCACGATCATTTCGACGGCCAAAAACCATGGAACTATGCCGACAGTGATCGAGCCTCGGCACTGACGCGTCTGTCTCGGTTGAACGGACGCCCCGTATTGGTTTGTGGAACGGCAGCGAGTCAAGTGCGAGATAGCTATTTAAATAAACATCAAAACCTAGCCCAGTTTTCATTTCTGCAGGTTCCGACGAGTGAAATTTTTGACATCCCAGAAGGCGACGTTGTCCATCCGCACACCGATCGGTGGATGCACAAGCCAAGCGTCTATCGCGACCAAGTGAGAGACTGGATCGCCAACGTTTGTGACGCCCAAGCAACCGTCAACTCCACAACCGTCAACTCAACAACCGACTTCCAATACGCCTCGTGGAATCAAGGACCCGGTGCCGGAGCCGATTTCCGAATGCTTGGTGAGCGAGCGCCGACGACATGGAGTGCCGTTCGCAATGAGCACGTGCGTTGGCGAAAGAGCCTGCCCGAGACCGGCCAAAGCAGTGTCATCACCTGGGAAGATCGCCTTTTTTTCACAACGATGGCGCCGGTCAACAGTGACAGCGAATTGGGCCGCGACGTGATCGCTTGGTGCTGTGACTTGGACACGGGGGATACTGTTTGGAAACGCAGAATCGCTGGCACTAGTGTGCTGCAGCTTTCAGGATGCTTCAGCGACAGCAGTTCGCCGCCTGC is part of the Rubripirellula reticaptiva genome and harbors:
- a CDS encoding outer membrane protein assembly factor BamB family protein; amino-acid sequence: MFTTFAVFHILGKWPMMMTKRSFVGWLCLALAMVFNDGGVKAAEVIPFDLVTPKMTDQPAGPGRRVRQTSPEYQGTDVHHALYLPPDWTPLGSLPVIVEYTGNQWAQCNSTGKTEDANLGYGISGGRGFIWVSMPYIDVGRKQNCSFWWGDRQATVDYCKKNVPRICEQFGGDPDNVFVCGFSRGAIATSYIGLADDEIASLWKGALTHDHFDGQKPWNYADSDRASALTRLSRLNGRPVLVCGTAASQVRDSYLNKHQNLAQFSFLQVPTSEIFDIPEGDVVHPHTDRWMHKPSVYRDQVRDWIANVCDAQATVNSTTVNSTTDFQYASWNQGPGAGADFRMLGERAPTTWSAVRNEHVRWRKSLPETGQSSVITWEDRLFFTTMAPVNSDSELGRDVIAWCCDLDTGDTVWKRRIAGTSVLQLSGCFSDSSSPPAVTDGRTVCFFNASGAITAFDLDGNLRWTRDVMPVGRSQPVLVDGTVVFIRQHYMPDDHGHFTHDHVDALRPLWTQLQAIDLKTGVDRWSSKCGVNMGSVPLLQTRLDGRQVFVVGRGGGHSPPEKPEGISMVDAHDGSTLWTLPLPEFMSTQTFPVIKDEVLVFHRDEHLWINAMTGEINRRVSILRDVQVVQHTDDRWTTGTESLDDADVQRGIIQQSNLFVGKYHYFRSYTQPWIGRVDCEDGSVEYLQLPVQMLPGDRRTNDRLLWSDQDMDPALVKQLLDANRKKPKRLPITQWAFAPNNMLNSRGHRVMGDARSQGNGWGHHASQIPTVIGKSLYVPTMAGTVYVIDWNADQFDEKAITAINDLGPPGKAWNRASLTSAGGRLFAHTISELLCLEASETEPTSNSAD